From Triticum urartu cultivar G1812 unplaced genomic scaffold, Tu2.1 TuUngrouped_contig_5164, whole genome shotgun sequence, a single genomic window includes:
- the LOC125528857 gene encoding mediator of RNA polymerase II transcription subunit 17, whose translation SLQLAQQELTVVLDLISTVEANDTVAVATISKPRPLPDEVLVDMAVSAATKLQRLRHLGRYFKQSAKTMQQQFQKEARFYGSLIRLQQNWKVKRQRGNAPGINSFMFDVVDTSQLDTAAMPRMSSLSLVPIDQDSSGTLSVQVPQKSCRFLSLQFHRDSANGPESYACRTKGVSSTTSSAAEDDVLGDDDDVNKSVKQAHSILRNIHKSIFEEQVLDMVIRETFVQTQGVNVTGMREDFLQLAIGEESLLCLSLVDSGQDGDSEMAGHEEHNNSEANLVLATTNGKEEPLKRDTSGFLNPKSLEIYLLHLFHENILSKVREKYRNIVRYQSPAQTAESAGEDCGLLSHFCMTVAHKTYSKKVQLELESVVSRVPYLQLRSLPTWHSRTSSWSLCLRVPQPILAADRPTKPSDNGEPKYKSSRTQFNTKIVLKDGQISLLGEGSPSIAGSLTRKPSDGYLINSYNCDLEDLPTMVLQQVASQIINWLHEEALVLGMSVTRDFLCLYFDLEHGDTLGLVAHVDPDDEYGCISWYLTVDHPAEDDGKAPAADDPWAEKRRFLGYLSLEVLYSTLLDLINLCGTGARPLR comes from the exons CATCTGGGACGGTACTTCAAACAATCGGCAAAGACGATGCAGCAGCAGTTCCAGAAGGAGGCTAGGTTCTACGGCTCATTGATCAG GTTGCAGCAGAACTGGAAAGTCAAGAGGCAGCGTGGGAATGCTCCAGGAATCAACAGCTTCATGTTTGATGTGGTTGACACTTCTCAGTTGGACACGGCAGCGATGCCACGGATGTCGTCGTTGTCACTGGTTCCGATCGACCAGGACTCGTCAGGCACTTTGTCTGTACAAGTCCCCCAAAAGTCGTGCCGTTTCTTGAGCCTTCAGTTCCACCGGGACAGTGCCAACGGCCCGGAAAGCTATGCTTGCAGAACAAAAGGTGTCTCAAGCACCACTTCTTCTGCAGCGGAAGATGATGTGTTGGGGGATGATGATGATGTCAATAAGTCTGTCAAACAGGCACATTCCATTCTTCGCAATATCCACAAGTCTATATTTGAGGAGCAG GTATTGGATATGGTGATCCGTGAGACGTTTGTCCAAACTCAAGGTGTCAACGTAACTGGAATGCGTGAGGATTTTCTCCAACTAGCAATTGGCGAGGAGAGTTTGTTGTGCCTTTCGCTTGTGGATTCTGGACAGGATGGTGACTCAGAAATGGCAGGCCATGAAGAGCATAATAATTCAGAGGCGAATCTTGTGCTAGCCACCACCAATGGGAAGGAGGAGCCTTTAAAAAGGGACACCTCAGGGTTTCTTAACCCGAAAAGTCTGGAGATTTACTTGCTACACCTGTTCCACGAGAACATTCTCAGTAAAGTCAGGGAGAAATATCGTAATATTGTTCGCTACCAGAGTCCTGCTCAGACCGCAGAGTCTGCAGGTGAAGATTGTGGCTTGCTAAGTCATTTCTGCATGACAGTGGCTCATAAAACATATTCAAAAAAAGTGCAGCTGGAGCTAGAGAGTGTG GTTAGCAGGGTTCCTTATCTCCAGCTGCGGTCCCTTCCTACATGGCACTCTAGAACTTCTTCCTGGTCTCTCTGCTTAAGAGTTCCGCAACCCATTTTGGCTGCTGATCGGCCCACGAAGCCTTCGGACAATGGCGAGCCCAAGTACAAATCTTCCAGGACACAGTTCAACACGAAGATTGTCTTGAAGGACGGCCAGATAAGTTTGTTGGGCGAGGGTTCTCCGAGCATCGCCGGGTCGTTGACTAGGAAGCCCTCTGATGGTTATCTGATAAACAGTTACAATTGTGACTTGGAGGACCTCCCAACGATGGTTCTGCAGCAG GTTGCGAGCCAGATAATAAACTGGCTCCACGAGGAGGCTTTGGTCCTGGGGATGAGTGTGACTCGGGATTTCCTGTGCCTCTACTTCGACCTGGAGCACGGTGATACGCTGGGCCTGGTGGCGCACGTGGACCCGGACGATGAATACGGGTGCATCTCATGGTACCTGACTGTCGACCACCCGGCGGAGGATGACGGGAAGGCACCAGCGGCGGACGACCCCTGGGCTGAGAAGCGCAGGTTCCTGGGGTACCTGTCCCTGGAGGTGCTCTACTCCACCCTCCTGGACCTCATCAACCTCTGCGGCACTGGTGCCCGCCCGCTGAGATGA